A genomic window from Fibrobacterota bacterium includes:
- a CDS encoding ferredoxin yields MAITKVWLDESENECTMCGACEAVADSVFAVPEKMVVKAGVDFSKFESEIKEAADGCPVATIAWAVDGSDKRANP; encoded by the coding sequence ATGGCAATCACCAAAGTCTGGCTCGACGAATCCGAGAACGAGTGCACCATGTGCGGAGCTTGCGAGGCCGTGGCCGACTCCGTGTTCGCCGTTCCGGAAAAGATGGTCGTGAAGGCCGGCGTCGATTTCTCGAAGTTCGAATCCGAGATCAAGGAAGCCGCCGACGGCTGCCCGGTCGCCACCATCGCTTGGGCGGTCGACGGCTCGGACAAGCGCGCCAACCCCTAA